From Rubripirellula reticaptiva, the proteins below share one genomic window:
- a CDS encoding TlpA family protein disulfide reductase: MRWTRRPGIDLGQWLLNRSVPVIAVVMSLKVSFMLRPLTIIVALTLLLDGNFAFGQLLTCGSPAPEFTPEGTLRGDEIQSLQHDRKYVLEFSGTQCAPCIKSIPHIEKLKAKHSDFTFVTVFVEEKEQVDRFLKNAGRQITSTVVYDATGRTGRSWLARSGFPGIPQVLVVNDDGNISWIGHPDRLEPVLQILGSQDTVSSTELARIELKQHAYIRSLRFDEFQKYRTETIIPLINKGRHAEAIEKMDETMRKYFDMPDVIRELRRFKLSQMAYTPDSHEVARNLAFDLAADADNHENSEIASTLVFHYTKALPENKDKDFVRWALALLNEMGPRKSSDTDEQLMLRRNHYSTLAGAHRILGNSDDAKQALDRAIQYGQELVTTLKQREDHPLNIKAAENVLQRMKKRKEETTGSVGASD; this comes from the coding sequence ATGCGATGGACACGGAGACCTGGAATAGATCTTGGGCAATGGTTGCTCAACCGCTCGGTCCCGGTCATCGCGGTCGTTATGTCGCTAAAGGTTTCATTCATGCTTAGACCCCTAACGATCATTGTTGCGCTCACGTTGCTGCTTGATGGCAACTTTGCATTTGGGCAGTTGCTGACCTGCGGATCACCTGCACCCGAGTTCACGCCGGAAGGCACATTGCGCGGCGATGAAATCCAATCGTTGCAGCATGACCGAAAATACGTTTTGGAATTTAGCGGCACACAGTGCGCTCCTTGCATTAAGTCGATCCCTCATATCGAAAAACTGAAGGCCAAGCACAGTGACTTCACTTTCGTAACCGTATTCGTTGAAGAAAAGGAGCAGGTCGATCGCTTTTTGAAGAACGCTGGGCGGCAGATAACCTCGACCGTAGTGTACGACGCTACTGGTCGAACCGGTCGCAGCTGGCTGGCACGGTCTGGTTTCCCCGGAATCCCACAGGTCTTGGTGGTGAATGACGATGGCAATATTTCATGGATTGGTCACCCTGATCGGTTAGAGCCTGTGCTTCAAATCCTTGGGTCGCAGGATACGGTTTCATCAACTGAACTCGCACGGATCGAACTCAAGCAACATGCTTACATCAGATCGTTACGCTTCGATGAATTCCAGAAGTATCGGACTGAAACGATAATCCCTCTCATAAACAAAGGACGCCACGCAGAGGCCATCGAGAAGATGGATGAGACAATGCGAAAGTATTTCGATATGCCGGATGTCATTAGAGAACTGCGAAGATTCAAACTATCGCAAATGGCCTATACGCCCGATTCTCATGAAGTGGCACGAAATCTGGCGTTCGATCTCGCAGCCGATGCAGACAACCACGAAAACTCAGAAATCGCAAGCACTCTGGTCTTCCACTACACGAAAGCGCTGCCCGAAAACAAAGACAAAGATTTCGTGCGATGGGCGCTTGCCCTGCTAAACGAAATGGGGCCGCGAAAATCATCGGACACCGACGAACAATTGATGCTGAGACGTAACCACTATTCCACGCTGGCAGGGGCGCATCGCATACTTGGCAACTCGGACGATGCAAAACAGGCGTTAGACAGAGCGATACAATACGGTCAAGAGTTAGTCACCACGCTCAAGCAACGCGAGGACCACCCCCTCAACATCAAGGCCGCCGAGAACGTTCTCCAGCGGATGAAAAAGCGAAAGGAAGAAACGACAGGTTCCGTCGGTGCCTCAGATTGA